The following coding sequences are from one Paramormyrops kingsleyae isolate MSU_618 chromosome 21, PKINGS_0.4, whole genome shotgun sequence window:
- the LOC111841024 gene encoding uncharacterized protein isoform X2: MANAVAGNQQQQQVVAKPVGSGKHGNVLPLWGNEKTMNLNPMILTNILSSPYFKVQLYELKTYHEVVDEIYFKVTHAEPWEKGSRKTAGQTGMCGGVRGVGTGGIVSTAFCLLYKLFTLKLTRKQVMGLITHTDSPYIRALGFMYIRYTQPPTDLVDWFDPFLDDEEELDVKAGGGCVMTIGEMLRSFLTKLEWFSTLFPRIPVPVQKAIDQQMKSRPRKAPENEGHQDTAQETTWQPERRRSRSPRRTPSPRRSPNRSRSQSRHRDRRGASFDRELDRERDRQRKEREGKDKDRDRAERDQDRDRRERVDKDRRRSRSLDRPLDRQRSRSKDRKRSRSGSRDRKIDRKDREREVENDRARRKDRASERERSKERRSKGEPEDRKHDERHREERTVRKPSRSKSRERKGRSERSRKRSQSRGRIDSEDKAKKREHSRSRERSHKSSRSRERSNKGSCSREQSHKRSRSRERSNKGSQSRERSNKSSRSRERSHKSSRSRERSNKRSRSKERTHRRELSNTSDSKHRNRSPSAEQVDGKQDSREKST; this comes from the exons ATGGCCAACGCGGTGGCCGGGAATCAGCAACAACAGCAGGTCGTGGCCAAGCCCGTTGGCTCGGGGAAGCACGGCAATGTGCTGCCTCTCTGGGGCAACGAGAAGACGATGAACCTGAATCCGATGATTCTGACCAACATACTGTCGTCGCCGTATTTCAAGGTCCAGCTCTATGAGCTGAAAACGTACCACGAGGTTGTGGACGAGATCTACTTCAAG GTGACTCATGCCGAACCGTGGGAGAAAGGCAGCAGGAAAACGGCGGGTCAGACTGGCATGTGTGGAGGG GTCCGTGGTGTTGGAACTGGTGGCATAGTCTCCACTGCCTTCTGCCTGCTGTACAAACTGTTCACGCTGAAGCTGACTCGTAAGCAGGTGATGGGACTCATCACACATACTGACTCTCCCTACATCAGAGCCCTAGGCTTCATGTATATAAG atacacacagcctCCCACAGACCTTGTGGATTGGTTTGACCCGTTCCTTGATGATGAGGAG GAGCTGGACGTGAAAGCCGGGGGAGGTTGCGTCATGACGATCGGCGAAATGCTGCGTTCCTTCCTCACCAAGCTAGAATGGTTCTCCACCCTTTTCCCACGCATCCCTGTGCCTGTTCAGAAGGCGATTGACCAGCAGATGAAGAGCCGACCCAGGAAAGCTCCTGAGAATGAAGGCCACCAGGACACTGCACAGGAAACAACATGGCAGCCTGAGCGCCGGCGCTCCAG GAGTCCCAGGAGGACCCCGAGTCCTCGGAGGTCACCTAATAGATCACGGAGTCAGAGCCGTCACCGAGACAGACGTGGCGCCAGCTTTGACCGTGAGCTGGACAGGGAGCGAGACCGACAACGGAAGGAGAGGGAAGGCAAGGACAAGGATCGGGACCGTGCAGAAAGAGATCAAGACCGTGACCGGAGGGAGAGGGTGGACAAGGACCGGCGGCGCTCTCGAAGCCTTGACCGGCCCTTGGATCGGCAGCGAAGCCGGAGCAAAGACCGCAAGCGAAGCCGTAGTGGCAGCCGCGATCGGAAGATTGACCGTAAAGATCGAGAGCGGGAGGTGGAGAACGACCGAGCCAGGAGGAAGGACAGGgccagcgagagagagagatcaaAAGAGAGACGGTCCAAAGGAGAGCCAGAAGACAGGAAGCATGATGAAAGGCACAGGGAGGAGCGCACAGTGAGGAAGCCTAGCCGGAGTAAGAGTAGGGAAAGAAAGGGCAGGAGTGAAAGGTCCCGCAAACGTAGCCAGAGCAGGGGTAGAATAGACAGTGAGGACAAGGCCAAGAAAAGAGAGCACAGCCGGAGCAGAGAGCGATCTCACAAGAGCAGCCGGAGCAGAGAACGGTCTAACAAGGGCAGCTGTAGCAGGGAGCAGTCTCACAAACGTAGCCGTAGCAGGGAGCGATCTAACAAGGGTAGCCAGAGTAGGGAGAGGTCTAACAAGAGCAGCCGGAGCAGGGAGAGGTCTCACAAGAGCAGCCGGAGCAGGGAGAGGTCTAACAAGCGTAGCCGGAGCAAGGAGCGCACTCACCGCCGAGAACTAAGCAACACCAGTGACAGCAAGCACCGGAATAGAAGTCCGAGTGCAGAACAGGTTGATGGGAAGCAGGATAGCAGAGAAAAATCCACTTAA
- the LOC111841024 gene encoding uncharacterized protein isoform X3, translated as MCGGVRGVGTGGIVSTAFCLLYKLFTLKLTRKQVMGLITHTDSPYIRALGFMYIRYTQPPTDLVDWFDPFLDDEEISLVLQELDVKAGGGCVMTIGEMLRSFLTKLEWFSTLFPRIPVPVQKAIDQQMKSRPRKAPENEGHQDTAQETTWQPERRRSRSPRRTPSPRRSPNRSRSQSRHRDRRGASFDRELDRERDRQRKEREGKDKDRDRAERDQDRDRRERVDKDRRRSRSLDRPLDRQRSRSKDRKRSRSGSRDRKIDRKDREREVENDRARRKDRASERERSKERRSKGEPEDRKHDERHREERTVRKPSRSKSRERKGRSERSRKRSQSRGRIDSEDKAKKREHSRSRERSHKSSRSRERSNKGSCSREQSHKRSRSRERSNKGSQSRERSNKSSRSRERSHKSSRSRERSNKRSRSKERTHRRELSNTSDSKHRNRSPSAEQVDGKQDSREKST; from the exons ATGTGTGGAGGG GTCCGTGGTGTTGGAACTGGTGGCATAGTCTCCACTGCCTTCTGCCTGCTGTACAAACTGTTCACGCTGAAGCTGACTCGTAAGCAGGTGATGGGACTCATCACACATACTGACTCTCCCTACATCAGAGCCCTAGGCTTCATGTATATAAG atacacacagcctCCCACAGACCTTGTGGATTGGTTTGACCCGTTCCTTGATGATGAGGAG ATCTCCCTTGTGCTGCAG GAGCTGGACGTGAAAGCCGGGGGAGGTTGCGTCATGACGATCGGCGAAATGCTGCGTTCCTTCCTCACCAAGCTAGAATGGTTCTCCACCCTTTTCCCACGCATCCCTGTGCCTGTTCAGAAGGCGATTGACCAGCAGATGAAGAGCCGACCCAGGAAAGCTCCTGAGAATGAAGGCCACCAGGACACTGCACAGGAAACAACATGGCAGCCTGAGCGCCGGCGCTCCAG GAGTCCCAGGAGGACCCCGAGTCCTCGGAGGTCACCTAATAGATCACGGAGTCAGAGCCGTCACCGAGACAGACGTGGCGCCAGCTTTGACCGTGAGCTGGACAGGGAGCGAGACCGACAACGGAAGGAGAGGGAAGGCAAGGACAAGGATCGGGACCGTGCAGAAAGAGATCAAGACCGTGACCGGAGGGAGAGGGTGGACAAGGACCGGCGGCGCTCTCGAAGCCTTGACCGGCCCTTGGATCGGCAGCGAAGCCGGAGCAAAGACCGCAAGCGAAGCCGTAGTGGCAGCCGCGATCGGAAGATTGACCGTAAAGATCGAGAGCGGGAGGTGGAGAACGACCGAGCCAGGAGGAAGGACAGGgccagcgagagagagagatcaaAAGAGAGACGGTCCAAAGGAGAGCCAGAAGACAGGAAGCATGATGAAAGGCACAGGGAGGAGCGCACAGTGAGGAAGCCTAGCCGGAGTAAGAGTAGGGAAAGAAAGGGCAGGAGTGAAAGGTCCCGCAAACGTAGCCAGAGCAGGGGTAGAATAGACAGTGAGGACAAGGCCAAGAAAAGAGAGCACAGCCGGAGCAGAGAGCGATCTCACAAGAGCAGCCGGAGCAGAGAACGGTCTAACAAGGGCAGCTGTAGCAGGGAGCAGTCTCACAAACGTAGCCGTAGCAGGGAGCGATCTAACAAGGGTAGCCAGAGTAGGGAGAGGTCTAACAAGAGCAGCCGGAGCAGGGAGAGGTCTCACAAGAGCAGCCGGAGCAGGGAGAGGTCTAACAAGCGTAGCCGGAGCAAGGAGCGCACTCACCGCCGAGAACTAAGCAACACCAGTGACAGCAAGCACCGGAATAGAAGTCCGAGTGCAGAACAGGTTGATGGGAAGCAGGATAGCAGAGAAAAATCCACTTAA
- the LOC111841024 gene encoding uncharacterized protein isoform X1: protein MANAVAGNQQQQQVVAKPVGSGKHGNVLPLWGNEKTMNLNPMILTNILSSPYFKVQLYELKTYHEVVDEIYFKVTHAEPWEKGSRKTAGQTGMCGGVRGVGTGGIVSTAFCLLYKLFTLKLTRKQVMGLITHTDSPYIRALGFMYIRYTQPPTDLVDWFDPFLDDEEISLVLQELDVKAGGGCVMTIGEMLRSFLTKLEWFSTLFPRIPVPVQKAIDQQMKSRPRKAPENEGHQDTAQETTWQPERRRSRSPRRTPSPRRSPNRSRSQSRHRDRRGASFDRELDRERDRQRKEREGKDKDRDRAERDQDRDRRERVDKDRRRSRSLDRPLDRQRSRSKDRKRSRSGSRDRKIDRKDREREVENDRARRKDRASERERSKERRSKGEPEDRKHDERHREERTVRKPSRSKSRERKGRSERSRKRSQSRGRIDSEDKAKKREHSRSRERSHKSSRSRERSNKGSCSREQSHKRSRSRERSNKGSQSRERSNKSSRSRERSHKSSRSRERSNKRSRSKERTHRRELSNTSDSKHRNRSPSAEQVDGKQDSREKST, encoded by the exons ATGGCCAACGCGGTGGCCGGGAATCAGCAACAACAGCAGGTCGTGGCCAAGCCCGTTGGCTCGGGGAAGCACGGCAATGTGCTGCCTCTCTGGGGCAACGAGAAGACGATGAACCTGAATCCGATGATTCTGACCAACATACTGTCGTCGCCGTATTTCAAGGTCCAGCTCTATGAGCTGAAAACGTACCACGAGGTTGTGGACGAGATCTACTTCAAG GTGACTCATGCCGAACCGTGGGAGAAAGGCAGCAGGAAAACGGCGGGTCAGACTGGCATGTGTGGAGGG GTCCGTGGTGTTGGAACTGGTGGCATAGTCTCCACTGCCTTCTGCCTGCTGTACAAACTGTTCACGCTGAAGCTGACTCGTAAGCAGGTGATGGGACTCATCACACATACTGACTCTCCCTACATCAGAGCCCTAGGCTTCATGTATATAAG atacacacagcctCCCACAGACCTTGTGGATTGGTTTGACCCGTTCCTTGATGATGAGGAG ATCTCCCTTGTGCTGCAG GAGCTGGACGTGAAAGCCGGGGGAGGTTGCGTCATGACGATCGGCGAAATGCTGCGTTCCTTCCTCACCAAGCTAGAATGGTTCTCCACCCTTTTCCCACGCATCCCTGTGCCTGTTCAGAAGGCGATTGACCAGCAGATGAAGAGCCGACCCAGGAAAGCTCCTGAGAATGAAGGCCACCAGGACACTGCACAGGAAACAACATGGCAGCCTGAGCGCCGGCGCTCCAG GAGTCCCAGGAGGACCCCGAGTCCTCGGAGGTCACCTAATAGATCACGGAGTCAGAGCCGTCACCGAGACAGACGTGGCGCCAGCTTTGACCGTGAGCTGGACAGGGAGCGAGACCGACAACGGAAGGAGAGGGAAGGCAAGGACAAGGATCGGGACCGTGCAGAAAGAGATCAAGACCGTGACCGGAGGGAGAGGGTGGACAAGGACCGGCGGCGCTCTCGAAGCCTTGACCGGCCCTTGGATCGGCAGCGAAGCCGGAGCAAAGACCGCAAGCGAAGCCGTAGTGGCAGCCGCGATCGGAAGATTGACCGTAAAGATCGAGAGCGGGAGGTGGAGAACGACCGAGCCAGGAGGAAGGACAGGgccagcgagagagagagatcaaAAGAGAGACGGTCCAAAGGAGAGCCAGAAGACAGGAAGCATGATGAAAGGCACAGGGAGGAGCGCACAGTGAGGAAGCCTAGCCGGAGTAAGAGTAGGGAAAGAAAGGGCAGGAGTGAAAGGTCCCGCAAACGTAGCCAGAGCAGGGGTAGAATAGACAGTGAGGACAAGGCCAAGAAAAGAGAGCACAGCCGGAGCAGAGAGCGATCTCACAAGAGCAGCCGGAGCAGAGAACGGTCTAACAAGGGCAGCTGTAGCAGGGAGCAGTCTCACAAACGTAGCCGTAGCAGGGAGCGATCTAACAAGGGTAGCCAGAGTAGGGAGAGGTCTAACAAGAGCAGCCGGAGCAGGGAGAGGTCTCACAAGAGCAGCCGGAGCAGGGAGAGGTCTAACAAGCGTAGCCGGAGCAAGGAGCGCACTCACCGCCGAGAACTAAGCAACACCAGTGACAGCAAGCACCGGAATAGAAGTCCGAGTGCAGAACAGGTTGATGGGAAGCAGGATAGCAGAGAAAAATCCACTTAA